One stretch of Thalassovita sp. DNA includes these proteins:
- a CDS encoding ABC transporter substrate-binding protein, whose protein sequence is MKKSVFATAAVASIVASNMAVAGPEAEVLHWWTSGGEAKSVAVLQGEFADNGGTWTDMPVAGGGGDAAMTALRARVLSGNAPTAVQLKGPAIQEWYEEGVLADISSVAEAEGWADVLPASIAGHMKCEGTWCAAPVNVHRIDWIWANADVLKSNDIAMPTTWAEFNAAADKLMAAGIIPLAHGGQAWQDATVFEAVALGIGGPEFFKKAFVELDMDTLKSDTMVEIFDQMRTLRGYVDSNFAGRDWNLATAMVMNGEAAFQIMGDWAKGEFIAAGKVPGQDFLCASTPGEGYLYNVDSFAMFNVDGDDKKAGQDLLAKLIVGQNFQKVFNLNKGSIPARVDVALDEFDSCAHTSAKDMNASNEAGSLLPSYAHGMALRGAQAGAITDVVTAHFNSDMSSADAVEMLANSVANSL, encoded by the coding sequence ATGAAGAAATCCGTATTCGCCACCGCAGCGGTGGCGTCGATCGTTGCATCCAACATGGCTGTTGCAGGTCCGGAAGCCGAAGTTCTGCATTGGTGGACATCCGGCGGTGAAGCGAAATCCGTGGCCGTTCTGCAAGGTGAATTTGCCGACAACGGCGGCACCTGGACCGACATGCCGGTTGCCGGTGGCGGCGGCGACGCTGCGATGACCGCACTGCGCGCCCGTGTCCTGTCGGGCAACGCACCGACCGCCGTTCAGCTGAAAGGCCCGGCCATTCAGGAATGGTACGAAGAGGGCGTTCTGGCGGACATTTCGTCGGTCGCCGAAGCAGAAGGCTGGGCTGATGTTCTGCCAGCCTCGATCGCTGGTCATATGAAATGCGAAGGCACCTGGTGCGCCGCGCCGGTGAACGTCCACCGCATTGACTGGATCTGGGCCAACGCTGATGTCCTGAAATCCAACGACATCGCGATGCCCACCACTTGGGCTGAGTTCAACGCCGCCGCAGACAAGCTGATGGCCGCGGGCATCATCCCGCTGGCTCACGGTGGTCAGGCCTGGCAGGACGCGACCGTGTTTGAAGCCGTTGCACTGGGCATCGGTGGTCCTGAGTTCTTCAAAAAAGCATTTGTCGAACTGGATATGGACACGCTGAAATCTGACACCATGGTTGAGATCTTCGACCAAATGCGCACCCTGCGTGGCTATGTGGACAGCAACTTTGCAGGTCGCGACTGGAACCTGGCCACTGCAATGGTCATGAACGGCGAAGCTGCCTTCCAGATCATGGGCGACTGGGCCAAGGGCGAGTTTATTGCAGCCGGCAAAGTGCCGGGCCAAGACTTCCTCTGTGCGTCGACCCCCGGCGAAGGTTACCTCTACAACGTTGACAGCTTTGCGATGTTCAACGTTGATGGCGATGACAAGAAAGCCGGTCAGGACCTTTTGGCCAAGCTGATCGTTGGTCAGAACTTCCAGAAGGTGTTCAACCTGAACAAAGGCTCGATCCCTGCACGTGTTGACGTTGCTCTGGATGAATTCGACAGCTGCGCCCACACCTCGGCCAAAGACATGAACGCCAGCAACGAAGCAGGCTCGCTGCTGCCCAGCTATGCCCACGGCATGGCACTGCGCGGTGCCCAAGCTGGTGCGATCACCGATGTTGTGACCGCGCATTTCAACTCGGATATGTCTTCGGCAGACGCGGTTGAGATGCTGGCCAACTCGGTCGCCAACTCGCTGTAA
- a CDS encoding response regulator transcription factor encodes MAIPRLLVVDDDAETRSMMTQFMRQNGFIALPAQSEAEIQAQLENGRVDLILLDVMLGDENGVEICARLRSDQDVPIVLVSALSADHQRMAGYEVGADDYIAKPFNPQLLLARVRAVLQRAQRSASLTYRRKVGTFRFGGWVYDAKHDEVRSPEGFQVALSRRETSLLKVLLANPHIPLTREEIAAALDVTGDSGTPDTAGRAIDVLVGRFRSKIEKNPKDPQMLRTERGVGYVFAVDVRVEAG; translated from the coding sequence ATGGCGATTCCGCGGCTATTGGTTGTGGATGATGACGCTGAAACGCGCAGCATGATGACGCAGTTCATGCGGCAGAATGGCTTTATCGCACTGCCCGCGCAAAGTGAGGCTGAGATCCAGGCGCAGTTGGAAAACGGACGCGTGGACCTGATCCTGCTGGATGTGATGCTGGGCGATGAAAACGGGGTCGAGATCTGCGCCCGGCTGCGCAGCGATCAGGATGTGCCGATCGTCCTCGTCTCAGCGCTTTCAGCCGACCATCAGCGGATGGCGGGCTATGAAGTGGGGGCTGATGACTATATCGCCAAGCCGTTTAATCCGCAGTTGCTGCTGGCGCGGGTGCGGGCAGTGTTGCAACGCGCACAGCGCTCCGCCTCGCTGACCTATCGGCGCAAGGTCGGGACCTTCCGCTTTGGCGGCTGGGTCTATGACGCCAAACATGATGAGGTGCGCTCGCCCGAAGGGTTTCAGGTGGCGCTATCGCGGCGGGAAACCAGCCTGTTGAAGGTGCTTCTGGCCAATCCCCACATCCCCCTGACCCGTGAAGAGATTGCAGCTGCGCTGGATGTGACAGGGGACAGTGGCACGCCGGATACCGCAGGCCGCGCGATTGACGTGCTGGTGGGGCGCTTCCGCTCCAAGATTGAAAAGAACCCCAAAGACCCGCAGATGCTGCGGACGGAACGCGGTGTGGGCTATGTCTTTGCCGTCGACGTCCGGGTTGAGGCGGGCTGA
- a CDS encoding sugar ABC transporter permease, which translates to MTEWLERHMPKMVLAPSFVAILIFVYGFIFWTAWVSFTRSKLLPKYEIKGLIQYERLFASPRWDTAMNNLLIFGVLFIVISMVLGLLLAILLDQKIRAEGALRTIYLYPMALSMIVTGTAWKWIMNPGLGIEATVRGWGFENFAFDWVVNPDRAIYAVVIAAVWQASGFVMALFLAGLRGVDEEIIKAAQVDGIPTWRIYSAIIIPSMAPIFLSAFIVLAHLAIKSFDLVIALTGGGPGYATDLPATYMYAMAFSRGDIGQAASSAMVMMGVVFAIVVPYLYSELRAKHD; encoded by the coding sequence ATGACCGAATGGCTTGAACGCCACATGCCCAAGATGGTGCTCGCCCCATCTTTCGTGGCCATCCTCATCTTCGTTTACGGCTTTATCTTCTGGACTGCCTGGGTCTCTTTCACCCGCTCCAAGCTGCTGCCGAAATACGAAATCAAAGGTCTTATTCAATACGAGCGCCTCTTCGCTTCACCCCGTTGGGACACGGCGATGAACAACCTCTTGATCTTCGGCGTGCTCTTCATCGTGATCTCGATGGTGCTGGGGTTGCTTCTGGCGATCCTGCTGGACCAGAAAATCCGGGCCGAGGGCGCGCTGCGCACGATCTACCTCTACCCGATGGCGCTATCGATGATTGTGACCGGGACCGCCTGGAAGTGGATCATGAACCCCGGTCTGGGGATCGAAGCCACCGTCCGCGGCTGGGGCTTTGAAAACTTCGCCTTTGACTGGGTGGTGAACCCTGATCGCGCCATCTACGCCGTGGTGATCGCCGCTGTCTGGCAGGCCTCGGGCTTTGTCATGGCGCTGTTCCTTGCTGGTCTGCGTGGTGTTGATGAAGAGATCATCAAAGCCGCCCAGGTGGACGGCATCCCCACCTGGCGCATCTATTCCGCCATTATCATCCCTTCGATGGCCCCGATCTTCCTGTCGGCCTTCATCGTGCTGGCCCACCTCGCCATCAAGAGCTTTGACCTGGTCATCGCACTGACCGGCGGTGGCCCCGGCTACGCCACGGATCTGCCAGCGACCTACATGTACGCCATGGCGTTTTCGCGCGGCGACATTGGTCAGGCAGCAAGCTCGGCCATGGTGATGATGGGCGTCGTCTTTGCCATCGTGGTTCCCTATCTCTACTCTGAACTGAGGGCGAAACATGACTGA